One genomic segment of Hordeum vulgare subsp. vulgare chromosome 2H, MorexV3_pseudomolecules_assembly, whole genome shotgun sequence includes these proteins:
- the LOC123430287 gene encoding acetyltransferase At1g77540-like: MANDERGAGERGAAQDSVVWREEAGKFETPDGEAFLQYRLVAQPRASSGGGGASPAAMDMVHTYVPGSKRGQGLAARLCDAAFAHAQRHGMRVIPTCSYISDTYLPRNPALHDLVYKADEPKRSSTSSSM; encoded by the exons ATGGCAAACGATGAGCGCGGCGCCGGCGAGCGGGGAGCGGCGCAGGACAGCGTCGTGTGGAGGGAGGAGGCGGGGAAGTTCGAGACGCCCGACGGCGAGGCCTTCCTCCAGTACCGCCTCGTCGCCCAGCCGCGCGcctcctccggcggcggcggcgcgtccCCGGCGGCGATGGACATGGTGCACACGTACGTGCCCGGGAGCAAGCGCGGGCAGGGGCTCGCCGCGCGCCTCTGCGACGCCGCCTTCGCGCACGCGCAGCGCCACGGCATGCGCGTCATCCCCACCTGCTCCTACATCTCG GACACGTACCTCCCTCGCAATCCGGCGTTGCACGATCTTGTCTACAAGGCTGACGAGCCCAAACGCAGCAGCACCAGCAGTAGCATGTAG